In Camelina sativa cultivar DH55 chromosome 17, Cs, whole genome shotgun sequence, the genomic stretch CACAAAACTAAGCACACCAGCAAGCGCATACACAAAGTCTAAGAATAAGCTATCAATAAACCTCCTAATATCTCCAACAATCAAACATGCTTCCTCAACAACATATAACCTATATATTTCACTAAACACAACtcatatttaaaacattaaatcaTGCCACCACACAATATCATATAATAACTCGTAACATATGCAGGCACCATTGACCATACATCCCTTACTCATGTTGACACAAATGGTCATACATCCACTTTACTCATGCAGACACTAATGGTCATACATCCTTTTTCCTCATGCAGACACTAATGGTCATACATCCACATATCAATATCAAACACTCACGTAACACATATCTGTCCTTAGTATACATATCATCACTAATAAACCTATATCatacaaacaatcaaacaacttaTCCCTAAACCAAGCATAACACGGTCAAAATAGCTTAGTGTTCAAAATCCACAGATCACACCCTCACCTGACTTTGAGCTGGTGAGAACTGATAGGAGAACGCTGGAGTAGCTAGCAACAATCTGAAACTTGCAgcagaagaaaaacaattcaACACGTATTAgggtttctgggtttttgacagaAGCAGATGATTCTTGACCGACAAGCAACCAACGCAGAAGCTAAGGTTTACCTTTTCCGGTGATAATGATAGCTCAGGTGGCTTCCCTAACACTCCTTCTATCTGTATAAACCGTCGAACTGACTTGAAGTTCTAAGGTAACGCCGGAATTCTTCCACCAAAACCTCAAGTCGAAACTGAAAACTGATTCTGACACAGTTAATTTCTGGGTTCagaaaacaatgatttttcACCAACTTGAAACTTGAACTGCGAATGGAGTTTACCTCGTAATAAAGAACCGAAAGTTGCTACTTCTTCCTTGCAGATCGTGATCTGGGTCCTTCAGATCCGACGGTAAACGGATCACCAAAACCCCTACTTGACAATGTTTCTGAAATCCTCTTCTTCACTAAAACCAATTGTGAAGTCATAAGCTACAAACTCAGTAACCAATAGAGACATAATCAATGGAATAGACCATATCCATGATAGATTTGCCTTACCTAAACAAAGCCGGTGTTAAAAGATGAAACCGAGACGTACGTCCAACTCTTCTCTCCGCTTAACGTGATCCCAAAAGATACGCAACGTCAACTCTTGATCACTAATGATGGCGATGAAGGATTGAAACCAAGGAGATCTGATGCTTTAGGGTTTCAAGTTTGCAAAGCAAAGAAGTGGCTGGAGGTAGAGGAAGATATATACACCCGTACACATACGCATGTAGGTTTGCGACCAAAGTTGCTGGGCCTTTAGTGAGCTGGGTTTCTTTTCAACAAAAATAGGAGTTGGTCCATAGATGGATtggggtgttacaattctcccccacttaattagaattcgtcctcgaattcatCATTCCTTGATgtactttattttctttcttaattagttGAGATTTGAATACATAATTCTTGAAAACAATTCTGTTGTCCATTAAAGAATCGAGTAACAGATAATGTCTCAAACTCACTAATTTTaaagctaaaaataaaaaaaaaaaaaaaaaaaNAAAAATCAACCTCTTAGAATCCAATAAATGAGCTGGAAAACCGAAagaaagcaattttttttttatctgatatGCTTCAACATTTTACGGCCTTAACCCCtcatttgttcttcttccatgCCATTAGTGGGTTTTTCGCCCTCTTGATTCCCCATAACAAATACACGAGCCCCTTGTGCTTGCCTCTTTGGTAATGGTAACAGTTCCTCTCCATCtcgattattttgtttttgtcccaCCCATGACGTTCTACAGTTCCTTGCAACATGACCAGGACGTCCACATCGATGACAAGTATCTCGTCCTTCCGGACAGTCGGGCCTAATATGTCCGGGTTTTCCACACGTGAAACACACTCCCATGTGTGCCAAGCACTCTCCAGAATGTGTCTTTCCACATGTGTCACACAATGGGGCTTGATTCCACATTCTCTCATCCTTTTGGTTGTTCAAAACTCGCTTTTGTGACTCCCTTCCCTTAGTTTCCCTCAGCTGAGTATTCCTTAGGTCATTAGCTTCCTCCTCAAGTCCCCTCTCCACTGTAGCGGCCTGCTCAACAAGCTCAACCATGCTAGTACAACCTCGAACAGAGCAACGGTTACGAATATCAGCCCTCAATCCCCTCATAAATCTGCGAATCAATTCCTGCTCACTATACTCTCTCCCAATAAACCTCCTTAGACGAGTGAACTCAGCATCATACCCTCTAACAGTCATCATACCCTGACGAAGCTCCAGAAAATCACATTCCAACTGGTCCATAGcttcctgaggaaaatacttttTATTAAACTCCTCCAAAAAATCCTCCCAAGTAGGCACATAACCAACAGGTAAGCTCCTCTCAACATTCCTCCACCAATTGTCTGCATCTCCATGCAAGTAATGCACTGCAAGATCCGTCCTAAACTCCACCGGACATCTAGCTGACCTGAGATTCTTCTCCAACATCTGCCTCCAATCATCAGCCCTAACCTGATCATTTCCACCAGTGAAATACTCTGTGTTCATATTACCCATGAGCTTCATTGtctcaaaataagaaaactgaaATCCTGCTGGTGGCTGAGGTGGAGCAACCGGGGGTGCAGGTGGTGGCTGGCGAGGTGCGGGTGCTGGGGGAGCATAAACTGGTCGATCCAAAATTTCTTGCATCATGTTCCGGAGCTCTTGCATCTCTGCACGAGTTGCAGCAATCTCTTCTGCATTAGCGGCAACGGAATCCTCTTCTGCTGGTGGTTGACCTTGCTCATTAGCTGGTGCATCACCAACTTGGTTTTCTCTGGGGTTTGCAGGACGCCTTCCTCTTCTGTTTGGTGCCATTCTCTGCTTGCATAAGATCAAAATTCAGAACCACTACGCAAACTAAAACTTTACTCAAACAATTCTAAACGCAAGtctatttcttttggttttttttttttttttttgaaaagtccCAAACCCCTTTTtcaaatgctaaaaaaaaaaagaattttttttttttaaatcgtttTAAAACTTAGCCTTCCGGGTCAGAACCGGCTTGGCTTTAACCTGGCTATGATACCAAAATGTGACACCCCAACCCTCAAATACACCAAAAGAACTCCGACGACTTGCGTTAAACTCTCTAATCAAACCTGACCTgaaggaaagagaaaagaggGGTGAGTAAAACAAGTTTTACTCAGTGAGAGCGATCCCGCCTGTCCACAGGACCGTCAACACAAAACTAAGCACACCAGCAAGCGCATACACAAAGTCTAAGAATAAGCTATCAATAAACCTCCTAATATCTCCAACAATCAAACATGCTTCCTCAACAACATATAACCTATATATTTCACTAAACACAACtcatatttaaaacattaaatcaTGCCACCACACAATATCATATAATAACTCGTAACATATGCAGGCACCATTGACCATACATCCCTTACTCATGTTGACACAAATGGTCATACATCCACTTTACTCATGCAGACACTAATGGTCATACATCCTTTTTCCTCATGCAGACACTAATGGTCATACATCCACATATCAATATCAAACACTCACGTAACACATATCTGTCCTTAGTATACATATCATCACTAATAAACCTATATCatacaaacaatcaaacaacttaTCCCTAAACCAAGCATAACACGATTACGGTCAAAATAGCTTAGTGTTCAAAATCCACAGATCACACCCTCACCTGACTTTGAGCTGGTGAGAACTGATAGGAAGAAGGCTGGAGCAGCTAGCAACAATCTGAAACTTGCAgcagaagaaaaacaattcaACATGTATTAgggtttctgggtttttgacagaAGCAGATGATTCTTGACCGACAAGCAACCAACGCAGAAGCTAAGGTTTACCTTTTCCGGTGATAATGATAGCTCAGGTGGCTTCCCTAACACTCCTTCTATCTGTATCAACCGTCGAACTGACTAGATGTTCTAAGGTAACGCCGGAATTCTTCCACCAAAACCTCAAGTCGAAACTGAAAACTGATTCTGACACAGTTAATTTCTAGGTTCagaaaacaatgatttttcACCAACTTGAAACTTGAACTGCGAATGGAGTTTACCTCGTAATAAAGAACCGAAAGTTGCTAATTCTTCCTTGCAGCAGGATCTATCCAACAACACCAAAATCGTGATCTGGGTCCTTCAGATCCGACGGTAAACGGATCACCAAAACCCCTACTTGACAATGTTTCTGAAATCCTCTTCTTCACTAAAACCAATTGTGAAGTCATAAGCTACAAACTCAGTAACCAATAGAGACATAATCAATGGAATAGACCATATCCATGATAGATTTGCCTTACCTAAACAAAGCCGGTGTTAAAAGATGAAACCGAGACGTACGTTCAACTCTTCTCTCCGCTTAACGTGATCCCAAAAGATACGCAACGTCAACTCTTGATCACTAATGATGACGATGAAGGATTGAAACCAAGGAGATCTGATGCTTTAGGGTTTCAAGTTTGCAAAGCAAAGAAGTGGCTGGAGGTAGAGGGAGATATATACACCCGTACACATACGCATGTAGGTTTGCGACCAAAGTTGCTGGGCCCTCAGTGGGCTGGGTTTCTTTTCAACAAAAATAGGAGTTGGTCCATCGATGGATTGGGGTGTTACACTCGTCCCAGTTGTTGTGTTGAACATTTACGTAAAATGGAGATTGCTCGTTATCCTCGCAATCAAGTGTCTTCTCTGCACCAAACATCTCTCAAATCCGTCCTTAGATACACTTCTCCAACTTCGGAGGTGGATCATGTTCTAACTAAACAACATGTTATGTTGTTTCCACGATACAAAACATCGATGACAATCTAACCAACCTGATTTCGTCCACATTTCAgctaaaataatacaaaatatactattttgaaACTTGTTCATCATATTTTTTGAATCAccggaaaacaaaaatatgattaaattgcgacttaaaatattaaaatataagtGACAAATCAATACAATGATACCACTTTtcatatatatcaatttaaGAGTTACGAAAcgaaacttttttgttttgcgcAAAACCAATCCAAGGACACGTTGAAAGAATCGATCTGGACTTATTctgcaaaaaccaaaatatttcaattattagaATTTCTaagaaattatgaaaacaaaggaaaaactTGATTTAATTGATAAGATCGAAGCCAACCATAAAACCAGattatgaaataatataaatataaaagtccAAATATATTCTACTAGATTAAAGACAATGATATAACTAATTTTTCTTAAGAGATGCTAACAAATTTGGTTCCTTTGTTATAAAAGTAAGAGCTATAGCTCTAGgttagaaacagagagaaggagGCTCAAAGATATTTCTTCATTGATAATTTCTACAGATTACATCGATTGTCTTTATATATGAGGAGATCTGATGATCTAATGATTACAAAAGTAGATAGATGACTGACAAGTGTCTCTATCAGTTGCACAAGATTGGTGAGACAAAAGCAGAGAATTGGTTCATTGTTTAGACCATAGTGTGAGCTATGTTTGGCGTCATATCCGTACGTTGCAGAGCACATGGGATGAGCTCATTTTCCTTGTTACCGTTAGTGACCAAGGTGAATAAGCAAACTGCAGTGGGTTTGATCATTTCTTCAAGGTCCAACTTTGTTTGTTGGACTGAGTTTTCAGTGATTCTACTTACATCTCCCCGCAAACTTGGAGTGGGTGGAGAAACCTTACCAAGTTTGAACCTGAGATCAGTGAAGACTTGAAGCGGCAAGGATTTAGTGAATATGTCCGCAAGCTAATGAGTTGCAGGAATGTGATAGACGACCATAGATCCCTCTGCAACCTGTTCTCTCACATAGTGATAGTGAACTTTAAAGTGTTTAGTCTTCTTGTGAAGTGTCGGATTTGCTGAGAGATATACTGCAGACAGGTTGTCGCAATACAATTCAGGAGCATGTTTGAGAGGCATGCCAATGTTCTCCAGCAGATCCTTTAACCAATTCACCTCTGCTACAGTATCTGACAAACAacgatactctgcttcagtgGAGCTGCGAGAAACTGATGTTTGCCGTTTTGCAGACCAGGAAATGAGATTGTCTCCGAGAAAAGTACAGAACCCTCCGGTAGAGCGACTGGTAGTTTGACAACCGGCGTAGTCACTGTCACTATAAGTTCTTAAGGTGAAATCAGCATTCTTTGAGAAGGAGATACCATAGTCGACAGTACCTTTGATGTAGCGAATTATTCGCTTGAGCAGACTGAAGTCAGCAACAGTAGGAGCGTGCATACGTTGACAAAAAGGGTTGACCGCAAACTGTATATCTAGGCGAGTAAGAGTGAGATATTGCAATTTTTCAGCCAGACTGCAAAAAAGAGTAGGCTGATCAAAAAGGTCTTCCAGCCATTTGACATTTTGGAGTTCGAGAGGTAGTGGTGTGGATGTTGGAGCACAATCAGCCATGCCAGCCGCCAAGATTAAATCCTCTGCATACTTATGTTGATTTAGAAACAAACCTGCAGGGTGATAATGAGTCTGTAGACCAAGGAAGTAGCTGAGCTGTCCCAGATCCTTCATATGAAACTCTTCATTAAGAGACTGTAGAAGCTCAGTAATCAGTTGAGGATTGTTTCCAGTAAGTGCCATATCGTCAACATATAGCAATagaatgatgatgttgttgtctTTGAGGTATATAAAGAGAGACGGATTTTTGAAGCTgcattcaaaaccaaattttagaAGAATGAGCTGAATTTATCGAACCATGCTCTCGGAGCCTGCTTTAATCTATAGACGGTTTTGTTGAGTTTCCAAACATGTGATGGATAGCTACTGTCTTTGATACCAAGAGGTTGTTGCATATAGACTATTTCAGTCAAATCGCCATGAAGAAACGCGTTTTTAACGTCGAGCTGCTTGATGTCCCAGTTATAGGCTGTTGCAGCATGAAAGACAAGTTGAATTGTAGCATTCCGAACCACAGGACTATAAGTCTCAAGGAAGTCTACACCCTCCTCTTGATCATATCCCTTTGCGACAAGACGTGCTTTTAATCTGTCCAAACTGCCATCCGCTTTAAGCTTTGACCTGAAAACCCAACGACAGCCCAAAACGTTCATATGTTCCTGATATGGAACCAGGGAGAACGTGTTTGTGTCAACGAAGGACTCGACTTCATCACCCATAGCTGCTGTCCAACCAGGATGTTTTAAAGCAGAGGCCACTATTTTTGGAGCTTTTTCAGTGGTGTGTGTTGCGTGGAAGGCATACTTTGGATTGGGTTTGCGAACTCCATCTTTTCCTCTCGTGACCATGTTGTGAATATTAACAACTGGCGCAGGAAGAGGAGAAAAATCATTCTCTACAAATAAAGGAACATCCTGGGGATCATCGGTGGTGTCATCAGTTTCAGTATCACTCGAAGTAGAAGCAGAACTTGAAGGTTCTGCAGATGTTGTCGAGACAGGAATTGCAGGTGCAGCTGGAGCAACTGTGTCAGTGATTTCAGTGACAAACACCACTGAGTTTTGAGGGATTGGATCAGTGGAAGGAGTTTGAGGAGGTAGAAAACTCTTTTGCCAAGCTGACAGTAATGGTGTAGTTGCAGCAGGAAGAAGACTAGAGTAATCTGATTCAAACGGATAGACACTCTCGTCAAAAATAACATGTATGCTGATGTAGACACGACTTGTAGGGGGATACATGCACATGTAGCccttatatttttcattgtaccCAAGGAACACACACTTCATGGACTTAGGATCAAACTTATTTGCACCGTAGGCTCGAAGTGTAGGATAACAAGTGCTGCCAAATATCTTGAGATACGAGTAATCCGGTTTAGCTAAAAAAGAACTTCATAAGAGCTTGCAGAAGCTGGATGAACAGATGTTGGAAGAAGATTTATGATGTGATTGGCAGTGAAGAAAGCCTCAACCCAGTAGCATTGTGGAACTTTACTTTGGAACATCATGCTAAGACCAAGTTCAGACAGATGTCTATGTTTTCTTTCAGCTAGACCGTTTTATTGCGGTGTGTGTGGACATGATATAAGTTGTTTTATGCCATTGTTCGCAAGGTGAGTAACAAATTGAGTGCTAATGAATTCACCTCCTCCATCACACTGAAACATCttgattttctaattaaacTGATTCTCAACAAATCTTTGGAAAAGCAAGAAGACTGTGTAGAAATCTGATAATTCTTCAAGGGATAAAACCAACATAGCGAGAATAATTGTCAACAAAGATCACATAATATCTAAAACCTTGAGTTGAAGTGACAGGAGCAGGATCCCACAAATCACAATTCAACCTCTCAAGAGGCCTACTAGCTacaaatgtagaagaagaaaagggaagtTGAGCACTCTTCCCAAACTTGCACGACTCACAAAGCTTGTTGGTGTGTTTATTGACTGATATTGCTGCAGTAGAGGAGAGGTGTTGAAGAATCTCTGCACTAGGATGACCCAACCATTTGTGTCAGACATCATCACTTGCGGCGAGTTGTCTTGTAGAGCAGTGAGCCTGGAATGCAGGATTTTTCAACACAGTGATTGCTACTCATGTTTTCTGTTGTGAGGAGCTGCTTGGTATGCTTGTCCTTTACACGCACACTATCAGAGTCAAACTTAATGGAACAAGGATAGTCTGTACAAAGCTTAGAGACTGAAAGCAAAGATTTTGTAACATTGGGACAAACAAGAACATCATTCAGAGGCAGATATTTACCTGAGAGAGTCTGCAGAGGGACAGTACCAATGTGTGTGATTGGCAAGAAGTGATGCAGACATCGATCCTACCAACCAAACCGTTGAACCAAATCCTGTACCATATCCTGTACCAGAAGTACGAGAAGGCCCTGTGACACGATCAAAGGCTAAACAGCTAAGGAAGAGGTTTAACCTAGCCATTCAAGACATCATAAGCTCTCTAGAGCTGAAGGACGTCAACTGGTCTGTACCATCATCATGCCGCCACAACATATATGATCACATTGCCGAGGAAGAGCTTC encodes the following:
- the LOC109129919 gene encoding uncharacterized protein LOC109129919; this translates as MALTGNNPQLITELLQSLNEEFHMKDLGQLSYFLGLQTHYHPAGLFLNQHKYAEDLILAAGMADCAPTSTPLPLELQNVKWLEDLFDQPTLFCSLAEKLQYLTLTRLDIQFAVNPFCQRMHAPTVADFSLLKRIIRYIKGTVDYGISFSKNADFTLRTYSDSDYAGCQTTSRSTGGFCTFLGDNLISWSAKRQTSVSRSSTEAEYRCLSDTVAEVNWLKDLLENIGMPLKHAPELYCDNLSAVYLSANPTLHKKTKHFKVHYHYVREQVAEGSMVVYHIPATH